A genomic region of Zea mays cultivar B73 chromosome 6, Zm-B73-REFERENCE-NAM-5.0, whole genome shotgun sequence contains the following coding sequences:
- the LOC103630774 gene encoding protein RADIALIS-like 3, whose protein sequence is MASGGGSSSSRAWTQRQNKQFECALAVYDREAPDRWHNIARYMGGTKSADEVRRHFEQLVHDVTQIEAGRVPFPRYMGSYYGSAPAPVAGAGLDDDMAAATRTKQYPKFQR, encoded by the exons ATGGCTTCCGGCGGCGGGTCGTCGTCGTCCCGCGCGTGGACGCAGCGGCAGAACAAGCAGTTCGAGTGCGCGCTGGCGGTGTACGACAGGGAGGCCCCGGACCGGTGGCACAACATCGCCCGCTACATGGGCGGCACCAAGTCCGCCGACGAGGTGCGCCGCCACTTCGAGCAGCTCGTCCACGACGTCACCCAGATCGAGGCCGGCCGCGTCCCCTTCCCCCGCTACATGGGCAGCTACTACGGCAGCGCGCCGGCGCCCGTCGCCGGCGCCGGCCTCGACGACGACATGGCCGCCGCCACGAG AACCAAGCAGTACCCGAAGTTCCAGCGATGA
- the LOC103630775 gene encoding uncharacterized protein isoform X1 — protein sequence MDAARRERRHHRKAAAAGAVGVGGVGGGGAAAARAAYGDVFGGPPRFAAPFGAAPLDYAEVFGGVAATCSIPYLDLPPAPSLAAAEGFFACRGKGDYGEIFGRFDFADFALPYEDLFGEPQPEPVPDAAGETDPEIASSSGSSTRSSFRKESSQLEDEPSILPQHYQNLDHHQHFKDHKFSPISFSTDTESPQFVMSYNKTAERRPDDLIEMMTCTVKPSVDFVIDSRNSLHGPATNHVSRIDYGTMANDDSNKKPSPANTSVQSAESDFAVDQKQQSQSWTPISGSISANENHKNSDSHSTRSTVTPPDYAFLQVSDSDTQTQSIKVQQPLKQQPKLLNKKESAAKEDVRIVDDNCSPTSAHITSSSNMSHTDKKVDANPTSASAAMKEAMNFAEARLKAAKALLEGKGDSFKLRKKPSHLKSTRSTEIKSPISVEADTSEQKLWVKKSSEEEKNPDDSLSDKHKKLTAVRLDHFDDNGKKVLPLEKPEHMVQHCTESCQTSSKLQKLGNWKSGNDFFELTRDDQKCKNDEATEGGDKCEQMNPITSVINDHNEIEFNAAGSDLDRYEKLWEVNDGRSVGVKPVNLRENKTAPVDKDSVSVILESSTENKAHQKTHNSIGEGLVTLKNAKESHGTDKCFELPSMSGASTKLDVFKDVSGSFPEARSSVNASDLGDHGNISPNLSPLAGTSQEDTTSKLVSEVSCDGGMQHTSRSNEKLQESSDVSDVAISQGSNIKSFILEELKESDVCDAFMRGPNGKGQEAENYGREKFSFIDGSLLLRPHFHNKGAKMNVISEEVQKVKNEEKLGPCTHPEVTIVDLDGDCPKDLNDVILQNDDFADPEESNMPNVFEVASKLIKRDLDQEMHGSLGHGEEENMEEGTDVHLCDINGKEVDETLLENSVCTDTEEGCAHCNQEDQNSSDSTNRGKSDVDNMCYTSCDEVRSESFSGDEVVIKTTIDSTARTFVNLKDEQVLSSEMYTRMQHSMQKDGTAAFQTSGGVPGLEEIGDVSNRGGRELSTERSTCEDHGNAIIMEEKDTTTRISKAEHASSPLETMCGVTKSAEAPTTVPTVTRKKEVHGVQRTKERENMTTADSACEKDKGSSQRVQEENESERRLEKEREVEEKERRKLEKERELAEEKERRKFEKERELAEEKERRKMEKEKEHAEEKERSKLEKEKELAEEKERHKLKKERELAEEKERRRLEEAERERERKKDRLAVERATREAHERAFAEAREKAEKMALERINAARQRASAEAREKEDRASVEPAAERATREARIKAERAAVERATAEARERAIEKAKAEKALAEARERRERYKSSFKESFKSTNQDIRQESQFHRATSSNFIRNPDSSNRAMVEVESALRHKARLERHQRTAERVTKALAEKNTRDLLAQREQAEKHRLSEFLDPEIKRWSNGKEGNLRALLSTLQYILGADSGWQPVPLTDLITAVAVKKAYRKATLCVHPDKLQQRGATIRQKYICEKVFDLLKDAWNKFTSEER from the exons ATGGACGCGGCGCGTAGGGAGAGGAGGCACCACCGGAAGGCAGCGGCGGCGGGAGCGGTGGGCGTTGGTGGCGTGGGAGGAggaggagcggcggcggcgcgggcggcgTACGGGGACGTGTTCGGCGGCCCGCCGCGCTTCGCAGCGCCGTTCGGGGCCGCGCCGCTGGACTACGCCGAGGTGTTCGGCGGCGTCGCGGCGACCTGCTCCATCCCGTACCTAGACCTGCCGCCCGCGCCTTCGCTCGCCGCCGCCGAGGGCTTCTTCGCCTGCCGCGGGAAGGGGGACTACGGGGAGATCTTCGGCCGCTTCGACTTCGCCGACTTTGCGCTGCCGTACGAGGACCTCTTCGGCGAGCCGCAGCCGGAGCCCGTTCCCGACGCCGCAGGGGAGACGGACCCGGAGATCGCCTCGTCCAGCGGGAGCTCCACCAG ATCATCGTTTAGAAAAGAATCCAGCCAGCTGGAGGATGAGCCTTCTATACTTCCTCAACACTATCAAAATCTGGATCATCATCAGCATTTTAAAGACCATAAGTTTTCTCCAATATCCTTCTCTACAGACACAGAAAGTCCGCAGTTTGTGATGTCATATAACAAGACTGCTGAGAGGAGACCTGATGATCTAATTGAGATGATGACCTGCACAGTTAAACCTTCGGTGGACTTTGTGATTGATTCTCGCAATTCATTACATGGTCCAGCAACCAATCATGTTTCAAGAATTGATTATGGAACAATGGCCAATGATGATAGTAATAAGAAACCAAGCCCTGCTAACACGAGTGTGCAGAGTGCTGAGAGTGATTTTGCAGTTGATCAGAAGCAGCAAAGTCAATCATGGACACCTATTTCTGGAAGTATATCTGCAAACGAAAATCACAAGAACTCTGATAGTCATTCAACACGTAGTACTGTAACGCCTCCTGATTATGCATTTCTTCAGGTATCTGACAGTGATACACAGACACAATCAATCAAAGTACAACAACCATTGAAGCAACAACCTAAACTGCTCAACAAGAAAGAGAGTGCAGCTAAAGAAGACGTCAGGATTGTAGACGACAATTGCTCTCCAACTTCTGCACATATCACTTCAAGTAGCAACATGTCTCACACTGACAAGAAAGTTGATGCCAATCCAACTTCTGCATCAGCAGCTATGAAGGAGGCAATGAATTTTGCTGAAGCTAGGTTAAAGGCTGCAAAAGCATTGTTAGAGGGAAAAGGTGACAGTTTTAAATTGCGGAAGAAGCCAAGTCATCTTAAAAGCACAAGGTCTACAGAAATCAAGTCTCCTATTTCTGTAGAGGCCGATACTTCTGAACAAAAACTATGGGTGAAAAAGTcatcggaagaagaaaagaacccTGACGATTCTTTGTCTGACAAGCACAAAAAGCTGACTGCAGTCAGATTAGATCATTTTGATGACAATGGAAAAAAGGTACTTCCATTGGAGAAGCCTGAGCATATGGTGCAACACTGCACTGAATCCTGTCAAACTTCCAGTAAACTACAAAAACTAGGCAACTGGAAGTCAGGTAATGACTTTTTTGAGCTAACCCGAGATGATCAGAAATGCAAAAATGATGAAGCCACAGAGGGAGGTGATAAATGTGAGCAAATGAATCCTATTACTAGTGTCATCAATGATCACAATGAAATTGAATTCAATGCAGCAGGCTCTGACTTGGACAGGTATGAAAAACTATGGGAGGTTAATGATGGCAGGAGTGTGGGGGTGAAACCTGTAAATCTGAGAGAGAACAAGACAGCTCCCGTGGACAAAGATAGTGTGTCTGTGATTTTAGAATCTTCTACAGAAAATAAGGCACACCAAAAGACTCACAACTCAATTGGTGAGGGACTTGTAACACTGAAAAATGCTAAGGAAAGCCATGGTACTGATAAGTGCTTTGAGCTTCCTTCTATGAGTGGAGCCTCCACAAAGCTGGATGTCTTCAAGGATGTGTCAGGTTCATTTCCGGAGGCTCGCTCATCAGTAAATGCCAGCGATCTTGGAGACCATGGTAATATTAGTCCAAACTTAAGTCCATTAGCAGGAACATCACAAGAGGACACAACCAGTAAACTGGTATCAGAAGTATCTTGCGATGGTGGGATGCAACACACTTCTCGTAGTAATGAAAAGCTACAGGAATCCTCAGATGTATCTGATGTTGCTATTTCCCAGGGAAGTAACATTAAATCATTCATTttagaagaacttaaagaatcTGATGTATGTGATGCTTTCATGAGGGGACCTAATGGAAAAGGGCAGGAAGCTGAAAATTATGGAAGAGAAAAATTCAGCTTTATTGATGGATCACTCTTGCTGCGACCACACTTCCATAACAAAGGTGCTAAGATGAATGTAATCTCTGAGGAAGTACAGAAAGTCAAAAATGAGGAGAAACTTGGTCCGTGTACACACCCCGAAGTAACAATTGTGGATCTGGATGGTGATTGTCCTAAAGATTTGAATGATGTTATTCTACAAAATGATGACTTTGCAGACCCAGAAGAATCAAACATGCCTAATGTATTTGAGGTAGCTAGCAAGTTGATTAAAAGAGatctggatcaagaaatgcatgggtcATTAGGACATGGTGAAGAGGAGAATATGGAAGAAGGAACAGATGTACATCTTTGTGATATTAATGGCAAAGAAGTAGATGAAACCTTGTTAGAAAATAGTGTGTGTACAGATACTGAAGAAGGATGTGCTCATTGTAACCAGGAAGACCAGAATTCATCTGACAGCACCAACAGAGGAAAAAGTGATGTAGATAACATGTGTTATACATCTTGTGACGAGGTTAGGTCTGAATCATTTTCAGGCGATGAAGTTGTTATCAAAACTACAATTGATAGCACTGCCAGAACATTTGTTAATTTGAAAGATGAGCAGGTTTTGTCTTCAGAAATGTATACCCGCATGCAGCACTCAATGCAAAAAGATGGTACTGCTGCTTTTCAGACATCTGGGGGTGTTCCTGGTCTTGAAGAAATCGGGGATGTTTCCAACAGAGGAGGAAGAGAATTATCAACAGAAAGGTCTACATGTGAAGATCATGGCAACGCAATCATAATGGAAGAAAAAGACACTACAACAAGGATATCAAAGGCAGAGCATGCATCATCTCCCTTGGAGACGATGTGTGGTGTAACTAAATCTGCTGAAGCTCCCACAACAGTTCCTACTGTGACACGGAAAAAAGAGGTACATGGAGTTCAGAGGACCAAAGAGAGGGAGAACATGACAACAGCAGATAGTGCATGTGAAAAGGACAAAGGGTCTTCTCAAAGAGTACAGGAGGAAAACGAAAGTGAAAGGAGATTGGAGAAAGAAAGAGAAGTTGAAGAGAAGGAAAGAAGGAAATTGGAGAAAGAAAGAGAACTTGCCGAAGAGAAGGAAAGaaggaaatttgagaaagaaagagAACTTGCCGAAGAGAAGGAAAGAAGAAAAATGGAGAAAGAAAAAGAACATGCCGAAGAGAAGGAAAGAAGTAAATTGGAGAAAGAAAAAGAACTTGCTGAAGAGAAGGAAAGACATAAATTGAAGAAAGAGAGAGAACTTGCTGAAGAGAAGGAAAGAAGAAGATTAGAAGAGGCGGAAAGGGAGAGGGAGCGTAAAAAGGATAGACTTGCTGTTGAAAGAGCGACAAGAGAAGCACATGAGAGAGCATTTGCCGAAGCTCGTGAAAAGGCAGAAAAAATGGCTTTGGAAAGAATTAATGCTGCACGGCAGCGGGCATCTGCAGAGGCCCGAGAGAAAGAAGATAGAGCAAGTGTCGAACCAGCTGCTGAAAGGGCTACTAGAGAAGCTAGGATAAAAGCAGAACGTGCGGCAGTCGAGCGAGCAACTGCTGAAGCTCGGGAGCGGGCAATAGAAAAGGCAAAGGCTGAGAAGGCTCTTGCAGAGGCAAGAGAGCGGAGGGAACGATACAAATCCTCTTTCAAGGAGAGTTTTAAGTCCACCAATCAG GATATTCGACAGGAGTCACAGTTTCATAGGGCAACTTCTAGTAATTTCATCCGAAACCCAGATTCCAGCAACAGAG CAATGGTTGAGGTTGAGTCCGCTTTAAGACATAAAGCAAGATTAGAGAGGCATCAACGCACAGCTGAGCGTGTG ACAAAAGCTCTTGCCGAGAAGAACACGCGGGACCTGCTGGCTCAAAGAGAGCAAGCAGAGAAACAT AGGCTGTCTGAATTCCTGGATCCTGAGATCAAGAGATGGTCAAATGGAAAGGAAGGAAATCTGAGGGCCCTGCTATCCACATTGCAATAT ATTCTTGGTGCCGATAGTGGCTGGCAACCGGTGCCACTAACAGATCTCATTACAGCGGTTGCTGTGAAGAAAGCTTACAGGAAGGCAACCCTATGTGTCCATCCAGATAAACTACAGCAGAGGGGCGCTACGATCAGACAGAAATACATATGTGAGAAGGTTTTTGATCTTCTTAAG GATGCTTGGAACAAATTCACTTCGGAGGAGCGCTAG
- the LOC103630775 gene encoding uncharacterized protein isoform X2 — MSYNKTAERRPDDLIEMMTCTVKPSVDFVIDSRNSLHGPATNHVSRIDYGTMANDDSNKKPSPANTSVQSAESDFAVDQKQQSQSWTPISGSISANENHKNSDSHSTRSTVTPPDYAFLQVSDSDTQTQSIKVQQPLKQQPKLLNKKESAAKEDVRIVDDNCSPTSAHITSSSNMSHTDKKVDANPTSASAAMKEAMNFAEARLKAAKALLEGKGDSFKLRKKPSHLKSTRSTEIKSPISVEADTSEQKLWVKKSSEEEKNPDDSLSDKHKKLTAVRLDHFDDNGKKVLPLEKPEHMVQHCTESCQTSSKLQKLGNWKSGNDFFELTRDDQKCKNDEATEGGDKCEQMNPITSVINDHNEIEFNAAGSDLDRYEKLWEVNDGRSVGVKPVNLRENKTAPVDKDSVSVILESSTENKAHQKTHNSIGEGLVTLKNAKESHGTDKCFELPSMSGASTKLDVFKDVSGSFPEARSSVNASDLGDHGNISPNLSPLAGTSQEDTTSKLVSEVSCDGGMQHTSRSNEKLQESSDVSDVAISQGSNIKSFILEELKESDVCDAFMRGPNGKGQEAENYGREKFSFIDGSLLLRPHFHNKGAKMNVISEEVQKVKNEEKLGPCTHPEVTIVDLDGDCPKDLNDVILQNDDFADPEESNMPNVFEVASKLIKRDLDQEMHGSLGHGEEENMEEGTDVHLCDINGKEVDETLLENSVCTDTEEGCAHCNQEDQNSSDSTNRGKSDVDNMCYTSCDEVRSESFSGDEVVIKTTIDSTARTFVNLKDEQVLSSEMYTRMQHSMQKDGTAAFQTSGGVPGLEEIGDVSNRGGRELSTERSTCEDHGNAIIMEEKDTTTRISKAEHASSPLETMCGVTKSAEAPTTVPTVTRKKEVHGVQRTKERENMTTADSACEKDKGSSQRVQEENESERRLEKEREVEEKERRKLEKERELAEEKERRKFEKERELAEEKERRKMEKEKEHAEEKERSKLEKEKELAEEKERHKLKKERELAEEKERRRLEEAERERERKKDRLAVERATREAHERAFAEAREKAEKMALERINAARQRASAEAREKEDRASVEPAAERATREARIKAERAAVERATAEARERAIEKAKAEKALAEARERRERYKSSFKESFKSTNQDIRQESQFHRATSSNFIRNPDSSNRAMVEVESALRHKARLERHQRTAERVTKALAEKNTRDLLAQREQAEKHRLSEFLDPEIKRWSNGKEGNLRALLSTLQYILGADSGWQPVPLTDLITAVAVKKAYRKATLCVHPDKLQQRGATIRQKYICEKVFDLLKDAWNKFTSEER, encoded by the exons ATGTCATATAACAAGACTGCTGAGAGGAGACCTGATGATCTAATTGAGATGATGACCTGCACAGTTAAACCTTCGGTGGACTTTGTGATTGATTCTCGCAATTCATTACATGGTCCAGCAACCAATCATGTTTCAAGAATTGATTATGGAACAATGGCCAATGATGATAGTAATAAGAAACCAAGCCCTGCTAACACGAGTGTGCAGAGTGCTGAGAGTGATTTTGCAGTTGATCAGAAGCAGCAAAGTCAATCATGGACACCTATTTCTGGAAGTATATCTGCAAACGAAAATCACAAGAACTCTGATAGTCATTCAACACGTAGTACTGTAACGCCTCCTGATTATGCATTTCTTCAGGTATCTGACAGTGATACACAGACACAATCAATCAAAGTACAACAACCATTGAAGCAACAACCTAAACTGCTCAACAAGAAAGAGAGTGCAGCTAAAGAAGACGTCAGGATTGTAGACGACAATTGCTCTCCAACTTCTGCACATATCACTTCAAGTAGCAACATGTCTCACACTGACAAGAAAGTTGATGCCAATCCAACTTCTGCATCAGCAGCTATGAAGGAGGCAATGAATTTTGCTGAAGCTAGGTTAAAGGCTGCAAAAGCATTGTTAGAGGGAAAAGGTGACAGTTTTAAATTGCGGAAGAAGCCAAGTCATCTTAAAAGCACAAGGTCTACAGAAATCAAGTCTCCTATTTCTGTAGAGGCCGATACTTCTGAACAAAAACTATGGGTGAAAAAGTcatcggaagaagaaaagaacccTGACGATTCTTTGTCTGACAAGCACAAAAAGCTGACTGCAGTCAGATTAGATCATTTTGATGACAATGGAAAAAAGGTACTTCCATTGGAGAAGCCTGAGCATATGGTGCAACACTGCACTGAATCCTGTCAAACTTCCAGTAAACTACAAAAACTAGGCAACTGGAAGTCAGGTAATGACTTTTTTGAGCTAACCCGAGATGATCAGAAATGCAAAAATGATGAAGCCACAGAGGGAGGTGATAAATGTGAGCAAATGAATCCTATTACTAGTGTCATCAATGATCACAATGAAATTGAATTCAATGCAGCAGGCTCTGACTTGGACAGGTATGAAAAACTATGGGAGGTTAATGATGGCAGGAGTGTGGGGGTGAAACCTGTAAATCTGAGAGAGAACAAGACAGCTCCCGTGGACAAAGATAGTGTGTCTGTGATTTTAGAATCTTCTACAGAAAATAAGGCACACCAAAAGACTCACAACTCAATTGGTGAGGGACTTGTAACACTGAAAAATGCTAAGGAAAGCCATGGTACTGATAAGTGCTTTGAGCTTCCTTCTATGAGTGGAGCCTCCACAAAGCTGGATGTCTTCAAGGATGTGTCAGGTTCATTTCCGGAGGCTCGCTCATCAGTAAATGCCAGCGATCTTGGAGACCATGGTAATATTAGTCCAAACTTAAGTCCATTAGCAGGAACATCACAAGAGGACACAACCAGTAAACTGGTATCAGAAGTATCTTGCGATGGTGGGATGCAACACACTTCTCGTAGTAATGAAAAGCTACAGGAATCCTCAGATGTATCTGATGTTGCTATTTCCCAGGGAAGTAACATTAAATCATTCATTttagaagaacttaaagaatcTGATGTATGTGATGCTTTCATGAGGGGACCTAATGGAAAAGGGCAGGAAGCTGAAAATTATGGAAGAGAAAAATTCAGCTTTATTGATGGATCACTCTTGCTGCGACCACACTTCCATAACAAAGGTGCTAAGATGAATGTAATCTCTGAGGAAGTACAGAAAGTCAAAAATGAGGAGAAACTTGGTCCGTGTACACACCCCGAAGTAACAATTGTGGATCTGGATGGTGATTGTCCTAAAGATTTGAATGATGTTATTCTACAAAATGATGACTTTGCAGACCCAGAAGAATCAAACATGCCTAATGTATTTGAGGTAGCTAGCAAGTTGATTAAAAGAGatctggatcaagaaatgcatgggtcATTAGGACATGGTGAAGAGGAGAATATGGAAGAAGGAACAGATGTACATCTTTGTGATATTAATGGCAAAGAAGTAGATGAAACCTTGTTAGAAAATAGTGTGTGTACAGATACTGAAGAAGGATGTGCTCATTGTAACCAGGAAGACCAGAATTCATCTGACAGCACCAACAGAGGAAAAAGTGATGTAGATAACATGTGTTATACATCTTGTGACGAGGTTAGGTCTGAATCATTTTCAGGCGATGAAGTTGTTATCAAAACTACAATTGATAGCACTGCCAGAACATTTGTTAATTTGAAAGATGAGCAGGTTTTGTCTTCAGAAATGTATACCCGCATGCAGCACTCAATGCAAAAAGATGGTACTGCTGCTTTTCAGACATCTGGGGGTGTTCCTGGTCTTGAAGAAATCGGGGATGTTTCCAACAGAGGAGGAAGAGAATTATCAACAGAAAGGTCTACATGTGAAGATCATGGCAACGCAATCATAATGGAAGAAAAAGACACTACAACAAGGATATCAAAGGCAGAGCATGCATCATCTCCCTTGGAGACGATGTGTGGTGTAACTAAATCTGCTGAAGCTCCCACAACAGTTCCTACTGTGACACGGAAAAAAGAGGTACATGGAGTTCAGAGGACCAAAGAGAGGGAGAACATGACAACAGCAGATAGTGCATGTGAAAAGGACAAAGGGTCTTCTCAAAGAGTACAGGAGGAAAACGAAAGTGAAAGGAGATTGGAGAAAGAAAGAGAAGTTGAAGAGAAGGAAAGAAGGAAATTGGAGAAAGAAAGAGAACTTGCCGAAGAGAAGGAAAGaaggaaatttgagaaagaaagagAACTTGCCGAAGAGAAGGAAAGAAGAAAAATGGAGAAAGAAAAAGAACATGCCGAAGAGAAGGAAAGAAGTAAATTGGAGAAAGAAAAAGAACTTGCTGAAGAGAAGGAAAGACATAAATTGAAGAAAGAGAGAGAACTTGCTGAAGAGAAGGAAAGAAGAAGATTAGAAGAGGCGGAAAGGGAGAGGGAGCGTAAAAAGGATAGACTTGCTGTTGAAAGAGCGACAAGAGAAGCACATGAGAGAGCATTTGCCGAAGCTCGTGAAAAGGCAGAAAAAATGGCTTTGGAAAGAATTAATGCTGCACGGCAGCGGGCATCTGCAGAGGCCCGAGAGAAAGAAGATAGAGCAAGTGTCGAACCAGCTGCTGAAAGGGCTACTAGAGAAGCTAGGATAAAAGCAGAACGTGCGGCAGTCGAGCGAGCAACTGCTGAAGCTCGGGAGCGGGCAATAGAAAAGGCAAAGGCTGAGAAGGCTCTTGCAGAGGCAAGAGAGCGGAGGGAACGATACAAATCCTCTTTCAAGGAGAGTTTTAAGTCCACCAATCAG GATATTCGACAGGAGTCACAGTTTCATAGGGCAACTTCTAGTAATTTCATCCGAAACCCAGATTCCAGCAACAGAG CAATGGTTGAGGTTGAGTCCGCTTTAAGACATAAAGCAAGATTAGAGAGGCATCAACGCACAGCTGAGCGTGTG ACAAAAGCTCTTGCCGAGAAGAACACGCGGGACCTGCTGGCTCAAAGAGAGCAAGCAGAGAAACAT AGGCTGTCTGAATTCCTGGATCCTGAGATCAAGAGATGGTCAAATGGAAAGGAAGGAAATCTGAGGGCCCTGCTATCCACATTGCAATAT ATTCTTGGTGCCGATAGTGGCTGGCAACCGGTGCCACTAACAGATCTCATTACAGCGGTTGCTGTGAAGAAAGCTTACAGGAAGGCAACCCTATGTGTCCATCCAGATAAACTACAGCAGAGGGGCGCTACGATCAGACAGAAATACATATGTGAGAAGGTTTTTGATCTTCTTAAG GATGCTTGGAACAAATTCACTTCGGAGGAGCGCTAG
- the LOC103630776 gene encoding putative cyclin-dependent kinase F-2, which produces MLAKRVAAISFLLDRDDDDSSGAGAGWCKRRRLWTTADYETTRVLGEGSFGAVVEARHRATGQAVAVKTLRAPAGAGAEAEAGAKASANAVASKTLQEAELLAACRGHPSLVGLHAIAISPATAEIALVMECVGPNLHDVLNGSRYRAGRPFTEQQVRLIMRQLLAGAKHMHARRIMHRDIKPGNILVGSGSGAGADDREPVSVKICDLGLAASITKPAYGQAGTVRYMAPEMLLGKPDYDAMVDMWSLGCVMAELLTGKPLFDGEDDMEVLSLIFGVLGVSERTTWPAFKSLPLAAMVPLPPVRHPSMLPKLFPKKLLSADGFGLLQRLLSCDADKRPSASVALRSPWFTKDTDSAASVSATAKMAQ; this is translated from the coding sequence ATGCTCGCCAAGCGCGTTGCTGCCATCAGCTTCTTGCTCGaccgcgacgacgacgactcctccGGCGCGGGGGCGGGGTGGTGCAAGCGGCGCCGTCTCTGGACGACAGCGGACTACGAGACGACCCGGGTGCTCGGGGAGGGCAGCTTCGGCGCCGTCGTCGAGGCGCGGCACCGCGCCACGGGTCAGGCCGTCGCCGTGAAGACACTCCGCGCGCCAGCTGGTGCTggggcggaggcggaggcgggggcCAAAGCTAGCGCGAACGCCGTCGCCTCCAAGACGCTGCAGGAGGCCGAGCTCCTCGCGGCCTGCCGCGGCCACCCGTCCCTGGTCGGCCTGCACGCGATCGCCATCAGCCCCGCTACGGCCGAGATCGCGCTCGTGATGGAGTGCGTCGGTCCCAACCTCCACGACGTACTCAACGGAAGCCGCTACCGCGCCGGCCGCCCGTTCACGGAGCAGCAAGTGCGGCTCATCATGCGGCAGCTCCTGGCCGGGGCCAAGCACATGCACGCGCGCCGGATCATGCACCGGGACATAAAGCCCGGGAACATCCTTGTCGGCTCCGGCTCCGGCGCCGGCGCCGATGACCGCGAGCCCGTCTCCGTCAAGATATGCGACCTCGGGCTCGCCGCCTCGATCACCAAGCCGGCGTACGGGCAGGCCGGCACGGTCCGGTACATGGCGCCGGAGATGCTCCTGGGGAAGCCCGACTACGACGCGATGGTGGACATGTGGTCCCTCGGCTGCGTCATGGCGGAGCTCCTCACCGGGAAGCCGCTCTTCGACGGGGAGGACGACATGGAGGTGCTCAGCTTGATATTCGGCGTGCTCGGCGTGTCGGAGCGGACGACGTGGCCGGCATTCAAGTCCCTCCCGCTCGCCGCCATGGTGCCCCTGCCGCCCGTCCGCCACCCCAGCATGCTGCCGAAGCTCTTTCCCAAGAAGCTCCTGTCCGCGGATGGATTCGGCCTCCTGCAGCGGCTCCTCTCCTGCGACGCCGACAAGAGGCCGTCGGCGTCGGTCGCGCTCCGAAGCCCGTGGTTCACTAAAGACACGGACTCTGCTGCTTCAGTTTCTGCTACAGCAAAGATGGCTCAATGA